The sequence GAGTTCCTCAAAGGTGTCGTGACAGGCGTAGAACTGCTGCTGATTAAATTCTGCAATGCCTTGCCAAAAGGGAGATGATGGCATAATTAACTCAAGGGAATTATTATCCCATCGTCTCGCGAACTTCTTTAATGTAGTCTAAATCAATATCCTGTTGATCCCCTGCAAAGTCATGATCTTCGGTTAAAAAGAGCATACAGTGGCATTCTTTCCGTTCCCGCATGGGGACACAAGGACAGTTCCAATAGCCGTGCTTGGCTTCTGCTTCTTTATCTTCGTAGTGGCGACAAGGACACAAGGGCGCACCGAGTTCCTCCTTATGTTTCGCTAACCCTTCAATCACCACAGAAGTTACCGATAAGTCAGCGCAGAAATAAGTCCCTGTGCGCTTGGCATAGGTTTGAGAAAAGTTCCGCATAATGTTTAATGTGGATTCTTGACTGACGTTAGGGTTTTGATTTTCAGTTTGGTTTTCGGTGTTGCTAGTCATCTTCTTGTTTTTACAATGCCCTATAATTGATTGATTATTTTCTATCTTGCCTTAGTTATGGTATTGAGATCAATCTAAGTCCTTAGTCAGAAGATTGACCGCCATAGCACTACGCGCTAGGGAAAGGGGAAAAGGGAAAGGTAAGTCATGAGTGGGTTTGTGGTTTTTTATGCGCTATAGCGAGGACAACCCAATTTCATCGTTTAGGATCTGAGGTAGTCAGTTAACTTGGAGAATGTTTGATGAGTGCAACCTTTAAGCACGTCATGTTGATGGTCAATGACGTAACTGCTTCCGTTGAATTTTACTCGAAAGGTCTCGGTTTACCAGTCACCAAAAATAGTCCCGCTTGGGCGGAGTTAGATGCTGGAGGAACAACGATCGCGCTTCATGCAGCAGAAGGGGCAAGTGGCGGTAACTCTCCCATTCTTAGCTTTCAAGTTGAGGATGTGTATGAGAGTGTCCAAACCTTAGAATCCTTGGGAGCGTCTTTAGAAGGTCGCATTCGAGAACCTTCCTTTGGCAAAGTGGCAGCGATGCGCTCTCCTGACGGGCATTTAGTCAGTTTACTGCAACCCACCCCGAAAACTGAAGAAGCAACTTAGGAAGGCGTAATCTTTGACTCTCAGGCGGTGTCAAGGGGAGTTTAAAGTCTTTCTTTTTAGCAGGAGTTATTTCTAGGGTGGGCATTGCCCACCCTACTAAGAGACAACGATCGCGCAGCAGAAGGCAAAAATTGACTAAACCTAGACTCCCCAACGCTGGCGTTTGGCTTCATATAAAAGCACAGATGCAGCGATCGCGACATTCAAAGATTCCACGCCCTCTGCTAAGGGAATTTGCACCAATTCATCTGCTAAAGCAGCTAATTCTGAGGATAACCCTGCCCCTTCATTTCCCAATAAGATTAGAGTGGGTTGTTGAAAGTCCACGTCCCAATAGGTTTTCTCTGCATTGGGAAGAGTTGCCACCACCTGTCCCGAAAATTGTGCAAGCAAAGATTTGACATCAGTTTCTACTGCCATCGGAACACGAAACCACGCCCCGACAGAAGCCCGTAACACTTTCGGATGGTCAAATTCGACACTATCAGTTGTTGCCCCCAAATAATCGACACCTGTTGCAGCAGCCGTGCGGATAATCGTTCCCATATTACCAGGATCTTGCAGTTGTTCCACCAGTAATCCGAACTGGATGCTTGATAAATCTACAGGATTAAGTGACTTTCGAGGCGCGATCGCGCTGATGCCATCGGGGGTTTTCGTCAGCGCGATCGCGCTTAAAACTTCTGGGGAAACTAACTCAATACGTTGGGCTTGTTGCTGAAGTTTCACCCGCAGTTCGGGATGTTTTTCTTGCCAGTGAGCAGTATAGCAAACCACCTCTAGCGGATAATTCATTTCACAAGCAGCTTCGAGTAAGTTCGTTCCCTCTAACAAAAGAACATTTTCTGCTTTGCGATACTTACCCTGATGGAGTTTACGAATTCGTTTAATTAAGGGGTTTTTAATACTCGTTAGCACAAGTTTAGCCCTCTGTTTCGCTGTTAGCCTGACTCATTCCTTTCAGCAAGGGAAATGCAATCACATCACGAATACTAGGAGAATCTGTTAATAACATAACTAAACGATCAATCCCAATTCCTAAGCCTCCTGTTGGTGGCATTCCATATTCTAAAGCGGTCAAGAAATCTTCATCCACATTATGGGCTTCTAAATCTCCTGCTGCTTTTTTTGCTGCTTGTAATTCTAAACGTTCTCGCTGATCAATGGGATCAGTTAACTCCGAAAAACTATTTGCCATTTCTCGTCCCGCCACAAATAACTCAAACCGTTCTACTAATCCTTCTTGGGAACGATGCGGTTTGGCTAAAGGCGAAATTTCTTTCGGAAAATCCAAAACAAATGTCGGCTGAATCAGTGTTTCTTCTA comes from Halothece sp. PCC 7418 and encodes:
- a CDS encoding ferredoxin-thioredoxin reductase catalytic domain-containing protein, whose protein sequence is MTSNTENQTENQNPNVSQESTLNIMRNFSQTYAKRTGTYFCADLSVTSVVIEGLAKHKEELGAPLCPCRHYEDKEAEAKHGYWNCPCVPMRERKECHCMLFLTEDHDFAGDQQDIDLDYIKEVRETMG
- a CDS encoding VOC family protein, whose protein sequence is MSATFKHVMLMVNDVTASVEFYSKGLGLPVTKNSPAWAELDAGGTTIALHAAEGASGGNSPILSFQVEDVYESVQTLESLGASLEGRIREPSFGKVAAMRSPDGHLVSLLQPTPKTEEAT
- a CDS encoding RNA methyltransferase; the encoded protein is MLTSIKNPLIKRIRKLHQGKYRKAENVLLLEGTNLLEAACEMNYPLEVVCYTAHWQEKHPELRVKLQQQAQRIELVSPEVLSAIALTKTPDGISAIAPRKSLNPVDLSSIQFGLLVEQLQDPGNMGTIIRTAAATGVDYLGATTDSVEFDHPKVLRASVGAWFRVPMAVETDVKSLLAQFSGQVVATLPNAEKTYWDVDFQQPTLILLGNEGAGLSSELAALADELVQIPLAEGVESLNVAIAASVLLYEAKRQRWGV